A single Cyprinus carpio isolate SPL01 chromosome A6, ASM1834038v1, whole genome shotgun sequence DNA region contains:
- the LOC109052583 gene encoding methyltransferase-like protein 7A, with protein sequence MTLFMNACAFLVKVLTLPLHIAEVIGLFSFYKRVFPLIVYKMSISYNEKMKDNKRELFRNLEKFHPTKGSLRILEVGCGSGANFEHYPTGCRITCTDPNPHFQKYLKKCMTKNDHLVYDSFIVASGENLKAVEDNSVDVVVCTLVLCSVEDTPKVLQEAKRVLRPGGAFFFLEHVVSDPSSWIYFFQHVLQPFWYYFGDGCEATRATWKHLEAAGFSDLQLRHIQAPLFFMIKPHIVGYAVK encoded by the exons ATGACGCTGTTTATGAACGCTTGCGCTTTTTTAGTCAAAGTCCTCACTCTACCGCTGCACATTGCGGAGGTGATTGGACTTTTCTCTTTCTACAAACGCGTCTTTCCTCTAATCGTCTATAAAATGTCGATCTCCTacaatgaaaaaatgaaagacaACAAGAGGGAACTATTTCGAAACCTGGAAAAATTCCACCCCACGAAGGGCTCCCTGCGGATCTTGGAGGTGGGCTGCGGATCCGGGGCGAACTTCGAGCACTACCCGACAGGCTGCAGGATCACATGCACCGACCCCAACCCGCATTTCCAAAAGTACCTGAAAAAATGTATGACCAAGAACGACCACCTCGTTTATGACAGTTTCATAGTGGCGTCGGGGGAGAATCTGAAGGCGGTGGAGGACAACTCCGTGGATGTTGTGGTGTGCACGCTGGTTCTGTGCTCAGTCGAGGACACGCCGAAGGTTCTGCAAGAAGCAAAGAGAGTTCTGAGGCCT GGAGGAGCATTTTTCTTCCTGGAACATGTGGTGTCTGACCCCTCAAGCTGGATTTACTTTTTTCAACATGTCCTTCAACCATTCTG GTACTATTTTGGAGATGGCTGTGAGGCAACCCGTGCTACTTGGAAGCACCTCGAGGCAGCTGGCTTCTCTGACCTTCAGCTACGTCACATCCAAGCCCCTCTGTTTTTCATGATCAAGCCACACATTGTTGGTTATGCagtcaaataa
- the LOC109052581 gene encoding cyclic AMP-dependent transcription factor ATF-1-like encodes MEEVQQNNRNGSESQTVAIPTTITASHLSQIAQMSLGGNQVTVVQLPSGQFQVQGVIQSAQSSVIQSPQAQTQGQGSDSDDSQDSSDSGASNQKSREILARRPSYRKILNDLSAEEVATQNEGEEECSTSSAITSVSLPTPIYQTSTGQYFAISSNGSLQLASAGSEGVQGLQTLTMTNSNPSQPTILQYAQTADGQQILLPSNQVVLQGAGGEMQAYQIRSSSSSLPQTVVMTSPVISSQGKSNDPQMKREIRLAKNREAARECRRKKKEYVKCLENRVAVLENQNKTLIEELKTLKDLYCVKTG; translated from the exons ATGGAGGAGGTCCAGCAGAATAACCGTAATGGCTCTGAGTCCCAAACTGTTGCCATCCCCACAACTATAACTGCCTCTCACCTATCACAGATAGCACAG ATGTCTCTGGGTGGGAATCAAGTGACTGTGGTCCAGCTGCCCAGCGGTCAGTTCCAGGTTCAAGGTGTGATTCAGTCAGCGCAGTCATCGGTTATCCAGTCTCCACAGGCACAAACACAG GGTCAAGGATCTGATAGTGATGATTCTCAGGATTCAAGCGACAGTggagcatctaaccagaagtcaAGAGAGATCCTGGCTCGGCGCCCATCCTACAG GAAGATTCTAAATGATCTATCAGCTGAGGAAGTGGCGACTCAGAACGAGGGAGAAGAGGAATGCTCCACCTCTTCTGCCATAACAAGCGTTTCACTTCCTACCCCGATCTACCAGACAAGCACTGGCCAATATT TTGCGATTTCATCCAATGGCTCTCTGCAGCTGGCCAGTGCTGGTTCAGAGGGTGTACAGGGCCTGCAGACTCTCACCATGACCAACTCGAACCCAAGCCAGCCAACTATACTGCAATACGCTCAGACCGCCGACGGACAACAGATTCTGCTGCCTAGTAACCAGGTGGTGCTCCAAG GTGCAGGGGGAGAAATGCAAGCTTATCAGATCCGCTCTTCTTCCTCCTCGCTGCCTCAGACTGTCGTCATGACATCACCCGTTATCAGCTCTCAGGGCAAAAGCAATGACCCGCAAATGAAGAGAGAGATACGCCTGGCGAAGAACAG GGAGGCAGCCAGAGAGTGTCGCAGAAAGAAAAAGGAGTATGTGAAGTGTTTGGAGAACCGTGTGGCTGTCCTGGAGAATCAGAACAAGACTCTTATCGAAGAGCTCAAGACATTAAAGGACCTGTACTGTGTTAAAACTGGCTAG